The genomic window GACTACTGATAGGACCTTGAAGACTTTAAAGGGAAGGATTCCTGTATACCTGGAGAATCTAGAGAAAAGAATAagggacataccttcagaaggtatgttggATCTATTCGATATTAATATCTGAGCAGATAGTGAGTGCCGTTGGATCTGAGAGATTAAAATATGAGATAGACCTAAAaatatatgtggcaccttaggcttgaCTATATTAAAGAGgacagaataaataaattaaaaagatatGAGCTTCTAGGCTCATCGACTTTCGAGTCATTTTTGATTTATGGATTCTGCCTTCGAAGATAGATGGCCAAACCACCCTTTATGAGACATGAGGTGAGAACTACTTATAAACTTGCCTTGATATATTTTGATgtatgcagcccatttgatgagctagTTAGGGTTGATTCTCTTTACTTCATTACTCATATTGGTGACTATGGGTATATGTGTGAGATACAAATTTGAAagttttaaaaagttcaaaaaatttgaatatgaagtaaaaaaataaattaaaaattttttaaggttCTTCGATGAGATCGAAGAGGTGGATGCCTTAGTGAGAGTTTTTAATCTATTTCAAAAAAATGATATATTCTTATAATGGACTCTTCTTAGTGCATCTCAACTTGATGGGGTGTCGAGGGCAGAAATTGGACTCTGTTCGAtatagtctgatccatgatgagcttcactgatcttttcttattttttttaggaataagCTTAACTTAATAAATAGAGTTTCCTCAAAGTTCTTCCTATCACGCTGTATGAGATGTGGTATGTTTAGGATATTTGGCTCATGTCAAGTGTTTACATGTAGaccaagttagaggttaggtctatAAGACTCATTTTAAGATATCCTAAAGGGTTTtgaaaatactatttttcttcctaaggatcacaatgtgattgtgacccaacATGCTATGTTCTTGGAGAAACAGTTTGTCCAAGAGAAAAATAGTagaagaaaaattaaattcaaaagagAGAGTCTCTTAAGAGCAATGAGTCATTGAACCTATTGATGTTGAACCCGTACATGTAGTCCCTCTTTTATCTTATAATCTCCGATCCTGCTCAAAAATATTTAGGTATTTTgatagaggatgtagaggaagtgttcttcatAGAAGATAAAGAACAtaaatttgatgtgatcaaatcatctgatgtgatcaaatatttCTTGAGGAAAATATATGTTTATAAGAGGTTAGTGGGAGTATTGTCATGATCTttatattatacatggatgacatcctcctgattagaaaagttattcctatactgacATCGATTTAAGATTTGGTTGTCTAAACAAATTCTCTATATAGGATCTCGAGAAGCATCCAATAAAGATTTATGAGATAGAACCAGGTTTATGAGATAGACCTAAGGAGATGCTAAATCTTTTATAAAAATATGCATAGAGGAGGTGCAGAAAGGGTTCGGTATGGATAACTCCTAGAAGGCTTTCTAATCTTAAGGCCTGAGATtaatttctccaagaaaatgtgctCTAAAATATTTGAAGAGCTTCAACATATGAGCTAGATCTTTTATGCTTTAGCTAAAGGGAACCTCGTGTATGTCTTGTTATACATATAATTCGATATAgatcttgctatgagtgtcacgagcaaatatcgGTTGAATCCAGACTGAgaatactggatagctgtgaagaatatttttaagtacttgagaatcaCTTAGGATGTGCTCATGGTCTTTGGGAGGAGAAGAAATATTGAGGATAAAATAATTCATAAttcagattttaagtcagatgttgatggtagagagtctatATTTGGATGTGTTTTCTTGTGCAACGAGATTTgataaattggaagagtttcaaataatggATTATTGCAGATTTTAGAAGTCGAGTATGTCGCTGCTAATGAGATAGCTAAGAGGTATTTTGATTTATTGCAAAACTAGATGTAATGTCATAAGATGACACAATACTATTCTTAAGCAACGATGGCGCCATAGCTTTAGCTAAGAAGCCAAAGTCTCACCAAAGTTCTTAGCACATAGAGCGATCATTCGTGATTATTCTGAGAAGTAAGACTTCGAGGATCAGATTAGATCCTATGAAAATATAGTGGATCCACTGACTAAATGATTTAGCTAGCCAGAACCAAAGCACATTTTGAGATGATAGGGCTTAAATTTAtggttgattggctttagtgtaagtggacaattgttagatgtatgtcctagaagctatcAGACCGACACATTAGGATAGTTAATTCCATTCATGTAatatatgtgtccataaatcatccagagaattaataagatgatgacttatatttttatgagttgaaaatttgaggcatgtgtcattggtAGTTAATTCTCAAATCACTcccaatcaaaggatcatcatgagaatgatgattgatctggtaagattgatgcatggatcgctttccttaggattggagagtcttgagtctacagtgtggagacattatagtgagagtataggtggttgttagaaaacaacggtactgaatgtgaccaacacgagaagtcacttggatgtctatttATTTGTTAGTGACATTCTCGATGCTGTACTTGTGTGAGTGATTCTTAGACCTGCAGTGCCTTGACTGGCataatgaggttgctgtagtttgactgcactataactcgatctcctagccatacgaaatcttgaggtatatgttggctgtagtagattcattataggagtaaggtgtgcaccaagataggatctatcgaccttagtaggaAAGAAGTTGtcttatatgatttatgagattgagttcaaaagaCCTTGGTCAAggcagtgtgaatgatggaaaagagttttcattagaTTTCATAAATGAACTtaagtcgaataaatcttacatatgatagacgatgggatttgacgagtttttcatgacctctgtcttatcagaactcacgataaaaaaactgaatcacatgataactacatcTACTAGTTCATCCTTCTATTctattagattgccactacatactgctagacatcactggccAATTGTAAGAcgaatgagaattattttgattgttaataattttcgattGGTGAGTTGgattgtttcaatccattgaaagaagttttaacaatattttgatggagatcaaaatatttctcactatcagatagaatagaacctatcggatcacacataaaagaagtTTTGTCTGATAAAAAAGAGTTTCATTGGACTGCATCTCTGTCAAATCATAAGtggtcttaattatcaatttgattgatgattggacttaaatgtaaaagttatattaaggacttgctaagagttagtaagttataggagaatTAAATTACAAATGttgctaattatttgatttgatcaaatatggatTGAATTAAATCAGATATAATCTGATTAGATTTGGTTTAATTTGGATTTCATAGTTCAAATGGGATTTagacttaattcttaattgggtttaaCTCAAactagattcgaattggatttgaatcagattggAATTAAACTAAAAAACTAGAGTTATATTGGAttggatcctaatcaaattaaatcagatttaatttgattagatatagtttgagtttgactcaaattagaTTTTATTGGTCTAATGGGATTAGACTTGATTTATGATCAAACCCAAACCTATTTGGActctaaatttgatttagattcaaacCAAACCAAATAGGTATTTCAcccacagaaggactcttcgcaAGCCCCAACACCCCATATGGTTTTCATGCTGAAAATAGAGAGGGTGTAGAATTGGTGGCGTGGAGAATTTTTTGGTGGCACCTATAATTAAGGAGAGGTGGGGCGGCAAGGATAGAGTACGTCCTACTCTATATCTAATTTGTCTCTAACAAACCCTAGGTTTGAAGCTTTAAAATGAGGGGATAAGGGGGTGCCTCCTCTAACTGATAAGATCAAAAGAGATGCCCAAAGGAGGGATGCCCAAACAGGTGGTTGGCGTGGAGAACCATAAGGATGCCCCAAGGAGTTTCAACGTGGAGTTTTTCTACGAGAGAAAAAATAATTGTGGGCACCTCCTTCTTATCTCTTCTTCCTTACAACCAATAGTTGGTTGTGGAAGGtaactctctttttctctctcttgttcaagagttggacatgtctctctcttcctctctcctaaaCATGTCCAGGAGTTGgacattaaaatcagatttgatctgattttttctctccttcttgGTCCATGAGATGGATACCAACAGTTTTCCTCTACCTTTTCTAGATctggtccaagagttggacaagaaAGGAAAAAgtaagagattagatctcttgtgTTCTTCAATAgatcttggattttcttttgagaagagaaaagtgaaaaaaatcagatgtgatctgatttcatcatcctcctatAGATCTGATTGATTCTCTtcagaagagaatcaaaagatcaagtCGATTCGATAATCCAAAGAGCGatctctgtaaggaagctagcactcTGATGAGATTGAGTCCTTTTGATCAGTTCAGTTTGagtagatatccgtagagactggatgcaccggatgcatgtgcggctttacAAAAATCTCTTCAGATTACTATGAGCCATTGCATCGCAATGAAGATATACCCGTGCAAAGGTAAAggtctaaatctgatttttaattttcagcaTCTTAATTTTAGTAATATGAATATTTCTGGcatgtgtagattagatctataatttttatgcatgttagatttaaaatagttttaaatctAGGTTAGTTTCAATTTTTGCTgcattcatattttttaaaagttaaaaatctacTTGTTCTAATCTCTGCATGCATATCCTAAAAGTTGGACTTTCTTCATCTAGTGCCCTAAATCTCTGCTACTGCCCCACATCTCCCCCAGCAAGTCTTCTTCGTCTGCAGGCTTCTCGTCCTCCTTTtttggcttcttcttcttctcctgagCGTGGTGAAGCACCTTCACCGTCGATTGAGtgtggttttttttttctttgttcatcttcttctctCGAGCATATTACATTTCTATTTTTtcatgatgtattttttttaatttatgattttatggTTTAGGAAGGATCAACGAAGGGGAAACTCTGTTGGTGGAGATTGCAAGGTTTTGAAGATTGGAAGAGTTTTTTTCCCTTGTCAAGGTGAGAGCTCCAATGACCATGAGTGATGATCTAGGATTTCTCtctatttatattgtatcatcTCTACTTATCATCTCTACTTATAGTACTTTCGGTCATCTCCTTAGACAGCCATTGCTATTGAATCTGAGAGTTATTTtgatttttggttaaattttaCTATTGGATCTTAGAGATTTTGATGGGGATCTTTTTGATCTGGTAAGAATATGTAATTACTAGTATGAAAATACCCTCTGATCTTTTTTTGTTTCTTGGTTTCTTGATTTGATCTGCAAATTTTCTTTATTGATCTGCAAATTTGGTAAGGATCTGTAATTGCTAGTATGAaatttttcttgatttaatcaatggtttgatcttttttttcttcccattATATCTGTTCATCCTGAGCCTTTGTTATATGTTTGACTTGCTTCAGTTAATTTTTGTTATATGATATTTGTAGGTATAAAAAGTGTCCATACTTTGTCTaattacagatatatatatataaaaaagaaaTTAGGATAGTGTCGTTGGCATCCATGAGTCCCTGATGTCTTTCTGCGAACCCCTTATCTTGAATTGAGTTTTCGAGATAGACCACAACCTTTTTGCAGAGGAATATTTGATCAAGAGATGATTAATCATTTTAGCGCTAACTTGGCGTAAAGAACACCTTACACTACCTTCTCAGCTTTTTTAAGCCAATAATTTTCTCGTGCTTAAGTCTATTTTTTGGCGCAACCACATAAATAACTTGATTTTTTCTGGTGCCACTGCCTtccaaatatttttatataatagccACAGAACCCCTCCTCTATTAATGAATTTGTAGAAGGATTATACTGAAAAAATACCATTATTGGAGAGCTACCACGCTGGCACATCTACTGCCCTGGAAGGCCTGCTTGACTCTAGTATTTGTAGAAGGTTCTCACGTTGAAGATGCTCAAGACTATGGCCAAGGGTGCGAAAACTTTGATACACCACTGCTGTCTTCTCTGGTTCCATAGAGAGGCAACTAGCACATTATTTTTAGAGAGATGAACATGACCTTCAATTTGCTTTTCTGGAGAAGGTCTTTGTAGTACTTGAATTCTAGGAGAGTTTTACATAGCACTGATTTACTTGAAGATTGCTTCTGTAGAAACAATCTATGATTACATTCGTTCCATATCTGCCATGCGGCAGAATGCTATATTTGGAACCAATGTAATGGCAGTATGCAGAATgatcctttcatttttttttttgggatactTTCCAATAGTTTGTTCAGTATATGGATTTCAAGAAGCTGGAATATCCTGTAAGATTGAACTAGTTCTTTATGTATTTCTTACATTAGCTATGTTGTGGGCATCATTCCCGGTGCATGTaagatataattaattatttactgATCTTTCAGATGTTATATTATCTCCAGAAGCAAATCTATTTAGCTGCTTAGGAATGAGGGATTCTTTCTGAAACACTTTCCATACCTAAAAAAGTTGAGAACTTCATATCATTTACTCATTTTCTTCATAGGCTTAGATGATTTGTGGTTGATTCATCTCTAATTGGTTGTTTTTGTGAAACATAGATGAGAGAAATCTTTATGAGACATTGATGAGTGTTGAATCACCATGTTACCTTCTCAAAGTGATGCTATTATGTCTTGAATGATTAGTCGTGAATGATTATAACCACAGCATCATCCTTTCTTATGTTTGATATTTCTGATGGTCTATATAAGTTTTTACAAGATAGTTGAGTTTCAATTCAGTGAccagaaaattttattatttatgatcagCAAGTTTTAACCTAACAAATAAAAAGTCTAGCCAAAACCCCTTTCATTTCTAGCAGCTGGCCCCAAGTCTGATCCCATCCCCCAATCAAGAGATGTTAATTGACTGTAAAATATGTATGTCCCCATTTGTATTGTTGTACAGTGTGAACTAtttattctaatcatatttatcaaaaataacaGCATTTCCTTTTAttgtattttctttcttttgtttagtGTGGATACCCAGCAGTAAATGGTCACTGCTACGACTTGAGCTATCATCCTGTGAACAATAACAAAGACGCAAGCGTTACAAAAATGCACAAGGTGTGAAGTGTTATGACTGTGATTCTTGCAAGAAAGTCCGTCCTCTATGTTCTAAGCATTTAATCTTAAAGCTCAGTGGTTATTAACATTTTTTTTTCACTcacaataaaattttctcatGCTTTATTTTCAGTGCTGGAGTTGCACAATTCATGAAAATCAAGTGGAGAATGGCTGCAATTTTTAATGCCATCCTGCTCTCCATATTGGTATGTTTCTGAAATCCCTTGTCTGACACCCCATATCATGATGCCTAATAATGCTACAATCTTTGGTCCTTAGCTGAAGCATCAAAATATTTTGTCTTTTGCAGCAGACTGCGTGCAAGTAAATTATACTTCACGTATCAAACCAATGTTTTCTCTAATGCATGCACATTCAATGGATGACATATTTCACTTACATATTTTCTCCTTTTCCTGTCCCATGTTTTGGTACAAACCTTTTGGGTTTCAGTCAGCTGTATTCTTTGTTGGCTGCTGTGCAAGGAGGAATGCTGAGAGAAGTCATTCTTCCAAGGTCAGAGGCAGATAATTTGTCTATTTTGTAGCTCTTCACTGGAAGATGCGGCGATTTAGTGAGAAGGTGGGACAAGTTAAATTATACAATCCATAGTCCATGGTCTGTGTTAGCATGACCATATGGATTCGTTGGCCTCATTCTGGGCTGATTATTGGGCTCAAAATCTGGTGTTCATTATTGTGTATATTCGATGGTCTCATTCTAGGCCGATTATTAGGTTCAAAATCTGGTGTACATTATGGTGTATATGCTTTGTATTTTGACTTTCTAATTTTTGTAATTCCTATTTAGGCTTCATGCACTTGTATATAAACCTAGCTAGGTATTATAATTGTCAAGATATAAAATACAGAAAttcttttatggtatcagagcctaccgcgtgagataatattttttctttgttctcCGGTGCCATCACCATTGGCACCGATACCATTACAGAAGTGAAAGAAGTCCTTCTATTTTTGTTTGATTTACCATAAGAAAATagcttattagtgatggctatcaGTGATGGCAAGTAGCCGttgttaataaatatatttatcggTAACTTATTACGATGGAAATCGGATCCATCGTAATAAGTGTAAaaagttattagcgatggcgatttttattattagcgatggttgtctgtcgctaataatttaaaatggttattagcgatgattttAGCGACATaatttagccatcactaataacaaGCCCTAAAACCACCCCAGGTCTTCGACAGGCTCACAGGATCCCCTGCCACCTCTCCTTTCTCCCGTGCCGGCTCCTATTTCTCCCATTTCTCTGGTTGCCGTTCTCTCCCGTTGCACCGTTGGAGCCCTCGACCTTCTCTCCCCGCCTCGCATCACAGTCCCCACCTTGGATCCGGCATCCCCGCATCGGATCGATGGTTCTCGAGCCCTCTTTCTTCTATGTTGCTGTCGACCGCCTTCTCGAGTTGGCATCCCGCCTCTCTGGCCTCCCCTCTTCTTCTCGACCTCTCCTCTTCTTTCCCCACCATCGTTTCCTATTGGATCGCCCTTCTCCTTGTCTGATTGGTCGTGCCccgcctcccccttcttccccttcctttcCCCTTCTTCTCCCGTTGTGCCGTCGGAGCACTGCGCCATTGGGCCCGTGCCCCCGCCTCCCTCCTTCGGAGCGCCCAGCCTCCGGAGCATCGTACCGTCGGACCCGTGCTGCCGTTGGATTGTGCATTGcttggtgagtattagcgacggtgatGGCTTCGTCGCTGTTGTCGCACTCCATtttcatctttttaaattttaaatatttaaatttaaatttatctaattattttaaattaataatatttaaatttaaatattattaatttaaatattaataatatttaaattaataatattattaatttaaataatattattcaaattaataatattattaataatattatttaaattaatattatttttgagaggTGGAACTACTCCGAGAAGCTCTTTGGCGAGAGTAGACTTACTGCCTTCGACGGTAAGGGGTTCGAGGTCGGACCACCATCGGACTGGCTTTGGCCTGCTCATCtactctgacggtgatcagagcAGCTCGATAATTGGATTCTAGGCCCTAGGCTTGGCccgaagttcaaaaaaaattttgaatcggACTCAAGGAGGGGTGTGGTCCGACCTAGCTCGATCCGTTTCTGACCCTATTTACACTGTTGCTCGGTACTTTAAAATCTCTAGGGTGGGATTTGTTTGGATGCCATGTTGGTGTGCTCATGTGGCTTAGTCATCTGACATGCCCCAAGTCCACATGTATGGGATGCGCATCCCGACCATCTCCGTCTGCAATGATGCCATGTACTTTGAAAcccactaatttaaaaattttaaaaatattacattacATATAATCATAGacctatcttttgattaatgtacataatctacggtatccgtatatttatatatttttgtacggatgaaaaaattatatacattgatcaattgattgttcaGTAtggatagttttaaaaaatataattaattctatagatcattatagtaatcaaacggtaTGACAAggattcgagagaaatttcggacaatatttttctttagttctcctcacacatcttacGCTATATGGGGGAGAACTAAGGagagatactgtcaaaatttttttcgatttctATTGCATATTGTTGGGTTACTGtacttgacctatagaattaatacaattcaTGAACGGGATAGGTTATTCTATACCTATTAATTGATGGTAGGATGCAGTTATTACATAAGCTATTggaaatgaaaaaataattatttagctGTTGCCTTGCATTTGACTATGCAGAATTCTTAGGTAGTGCACCATGGACCATAGTTGGATGGACCGTCGAGTAGTCGATGGGTGATTTCTGCTGAATACAAAGAGGGTGTAGAGTATTTTTGTGATTATACTTTTAGAAATATAGCACTCTTACATCAAGAGTAGGCTCGTTGCTCTTGTAAGAGATGTggcaatagaaaaatatttgatagagaTATAATAACTGTCCATTTATATAGAAATAGATTTATGCccaactacaagcattggtacaTACATAGGGAGATGTGAGAGATAGTTGCAAGGATTAGAAATGAGCAAGACAGGGACATAAatagaatggtagacatggttATGGATGCTGCTGGTCTTGAATTTAACCATGATGCGAAGACGATCCAGAAGCTGACAGTAGTGATTTCTATCATATGCTGAGAGATGCTGAATTGCTGATGAACTATTATTGTTGCTATGTAAAATACACACTGTATTATCGACTATGTCAGAGTTTTTGAACTTAAAAATTGAATTTAATATGATGatcaattattatgataggatAGTAGCAATCATAAAGAAAATACTACTGAAGGATGAAAAACTTGTTGGAAGTTTCTATGCTTTAAAGAAAATAGTGAAAGGGTTAGACATGGGATATGAGAGGGTAGATGCATGTCGTAataattacatatttttttataaggaGATATTTGGGCTATCAAACTATCCACAGACCACATCTCCTGTTTCGAGGCTAGCAGTATAGAGACTATatacaagttggagaagatatttttttcttatttgttcGACTCTATGGAGCACCTCATGATTTATCTGGCATATGAAGTTAGGGTCGGAGGACTAATATAGTACAGATGGATGTATCCATTTGTaagatacatgcacagtctcaagaagaaagtgaaaaacaaGATTAGAGTTGAAGGTTCTATTGTAGAGGCTTACGtaattgaagaaatttttaatttcagtcGATACTACTTTAACCTTAATGTGCAGAAAAAAAATAGCTCAAGTAGGTCgtaatgatgatggtggtggtgagAGATCAAAGGTGGAGACCTTAATATTTGCCTATCCCACTCGTGAATTTGGACAAAAGGTTCATCGGATATTAACTGATATTGAAATTCGACAGGCAGAGATATATGTTTTGCTAGACTGCATGGAGGTCGATCCATATATTAGGTAAGTATCCATCATAATCTTAACTCTTTGATCACTTATCATCCTGTACTTATCTTATGTATGTATAGATAATATgataagatgctgagatgagacaATTCGATGATAAGCAAGAAAGAAATTTTCACTTAGTGCCCACAGAAAaccattatcattttatttattttaatttttttaatttattttttataatatgcaggtcatGCAAGGGGGTGAATCCATGCCTAAGAAGCTAAGACCATTAGGTTTTAAGCCAATAAAGTATGTGACATGTTATAATGGCTGTAACATAaatggtttaaaattttatacacagCAGTATGGATATCATAAGAGTACAATAAACAATGGTGTGTGTATAAAGGGTAGCTAGTGGGTAGAGgcggagagtgactactatggaatctttgaagaagtgatcaagttgatctactttggaggtaatagtgtcattttgTTTGAGTATCGATGGTTTGATATCGATAATTGTATGATGGTTGATCCACAGCATGGGCTTATTAAAATCAAACATGGGTCAAAAGCATATGTCAACGACTCTTTTGTGCTAgcttaacaagttattcaaatatattatatttttttttcgtcaagaaagagaggaagaaaagattggtGGGTGCATTGTATGTAAAGTTAAGTCTCGAACCGTTCATTACgagcttgaagaagaagaaaaagagcccCATTTTCTCTCAGAATGCTTTTAGGAGGATGAAATATCAGGAGTTCATTAGCATTTAATAGATGCAGAGTTAGATGCTTCAAAAATTCTCCTATATGATGGCCAACACAAGGAGGTAGATCATACTGAGTTTGTTTTTAAGGAGCATCCTAtctaagaagatgaagaagaggaagaagtgaaagaactgaaggaaaagaaggaattggaagaaaaattcgaaggataccaaacatctaAAGAGAAAGATGAGTAGTCAACCCCAAGAAGGAAGGAGTCGATCCCAAGGACAAAGGAGTCAATTCTGGCATGCTGGAGAAGACTGGCACGCAACAAGAGTCGGCCTCAGGATAGATGGAgccatttttaaataattttaattattttatttactttcatacttatcttgtatcatttcaattattacattgcttaccatatttgtataattaatccgtgaatctatttatttttattttcagagattacaGGATGAGTACTCCTAGAGAATGGAGCTGTGCTAGCCAAAGAGAGAGCTCCAGAGGATAGAGCTCTCATGCAGACAGCTTGTATGGCTCTGCAGCATCCGCACCATGTGGTAAAATCCAACACTAgaaattcttaattaggttattttattttttactatctgatataatattctttatgatctttTACTACTCTCAGGTTCGGACGATGTGGGGTCACTATTGACCCCACAGTCACTTGGAGTAGTGGCCAGATCTGAGCCTCAGCATCGTGGTAGAGGATCTGCCTAGTTTGCAGCACCTCTGACTTGATTAGAGGATAGAGAGTTAGTACACAGTCATCGCCGCACATAAGTGCTAGATCGTCgagcaatatttttataaattttttgctattttagaatcaaaatttattgttcaaaattaattttgtaggATATTTAGGGAGCTTGGGATGTCTCCTATCGTTATCGAGATCGTCTGATGATTGATGTCAGGGTCAGTGAGCGAGTCTCTAGTTGGCCATCAGGAGCTCGTGATGTTGCGTGGGAGATGTTCCTAATATGGGAAaaattagtgcaggggcaaaatgataattttaaaattttttcaaaattatgattttacagtgaaaaaatattaattaatctaattaattaatatgaatttatcctacaaggatctaaatatgatatatagcatgcatgcatttaaatttgaaattcaaattcgaacagtaaacactttactgtagtgtgttcagaacacaatacctttgtgc from Elaeis guineensis isolate ETL-2024a chromosome 4, EG11, whole genome shotgun sequence includes these protein-coding regions:
- the LOC109504901 gene encoding uncharacterized protein, which translates into the protein MCGFTKISSDYYEPLHRNEDIPVQSALNLCYCPTSPPASLLRLQASRPPFLASSSSPERGEAPSPSIEKDQRRGNSVGGDCKVLKIGRVFFPCQVWIPSSKWSLLRLELSSCEQ